In Fusobacterium hwasookii, a single window of DNA contains:
- a CDS encoding ABC transporter substrate-binding protein, whose translation MKKIITFICFILFTVSSFAIKVENNQIIDDYGNKIEAKEYKKIIVTDPGVIEILFKIGGEKSIVAIGKTSRSKIYPYDKVDKLVSIGNISNLNLEKVVEYKPDLIIVTSMMLRNVEAVKKMGYNVIVSNASSLDGILDLISVTGIVSGKKVEAEKLRKECLVKLEKIEKENSKKTSKLKGAILFSTSPMTAFSEKSLPGDILKYLGIINIASNVPGERPILSPEYILKENPDFLAGAMSLDSPQQIIEASNVIPKTKAGKNGNIFILDSSVILRSSYRIFDEMEVLKEKLNKIGNK comes from the coding sequence ATGAAAAAAATAATTACTTTTATCTGTTTTATTCTCTTTACAGTTTCTTCATTTGCTATAAAAGTTGAGAATAATCAAATTATAGATGATTATGGCAATAAGATTGAAGCCAAAGAATATAAAAAAATTATTGTAACTGATCCTGGGGTAATAGAGATACTATTTAAAATAGGTGGAGAAAAATCAATAGTTGCTATTGGTAAAACTTCAAGAAGTAAAATATATCCTTATGATAAAGTAGATAAGTTAGTAAGTATTGGCAATATTTCTAATTTAAACTTAGAAAAAGTTGTTGAGTATAAACCTGATTTAATAATAGTTACCTCTATGATGTTAAGAAATGTAGAGGCTGTAAAAAAAATGGGTTACAATGTAATAGTTTCTAATGCATCTAGTTTAGATGGAATTCTTGATTTAATCTCAGTTACAGGAATTGTATCTGGGAAGAAAGTTGAAGCAGAAAAGTTAAGAAAAGAATGTCTGGTTAAATTAGAAAAAATTGAAAAAGAAAATAGTAAAAAAACTTCTAAATTAAAAGGAGCAATTCTATTTTCAACATCACCTATGACAGCTTTTTCTGAAAAATCATTACCTGGAGATATTTTAAAATATTTAGGTATTATTAATATAGCATCAAATGTCCCTGGAGAAAGACCAATATTGTCACCTGAATATATTTTAAAAGAAAATCCAGATTTTTTAGCTGGTGCTATGAGTTTAGATAGTCCTCAACAAATTATAGAAGCATCTAATGTTATTCCTAAGACAAAAGCTGGAAAAAATGGTAATATTTTTATTCTTGATTCATCAGTTATATTAAGAAGCTCATACAGAATATTTGATGAAATGGAAGTATTAAAAGAAAAATTAAACAAAATAGGAAATAAGTAA
- a CDS encoding FecCD family ABC transporter permease — protein MKKKFFLMSLMITFIVITLSLSVGSVFIPIKSLLFLSPMDEYTKTIIFDLRLPRILMAFLVGMLLASSGNIVQIIFQNPLADPYIIGIASSATFGAVIAYLLKLPEFFYGIVAFICCMVSTLLIFKISKRGNKIEVNTLLIVGITLSAFLAGFTSFAIYMIGEDSFKITMWLMGYLGNASWNQIVFLIIPLIFSSAYFYAKRNELDILMLGDEQAHSLGIDIAKLKFHLLIVSSFVVAYSVAFTGMIGFVGLIVPHIMRSIIGPLNTRLIPFVLIYGGIFLLVCDTFGRIILAPVEIPIGVITSILGAPFFLYLALKGRRK, from the coding sequence ATGAAAAAAAAGTTTTTTTTAATGTCATTGATGATAACTTTTATAGTAATAACACTCTCTCTATCAGTAGGGAGTGTTTTTATTCCAATAAAAAGTTTATTATTTTTATCACCTATGGATGAGTATACTAAAACAATAATATTTGATTTAAGATTACCAAGAATTTTAATGGCATTTTTAGTTGGAATGTTACTTGCTTCAAGTGGAAATATTGTACAAATAATATTTCAAAATCCACTTGCTGATCCATACATAATAGGTATTGCTTCAAGTGCAACCTTTGGTGCTGTTATAGCTTATCTTTTAAAGTTACCAGAATTTTTTTATGGAATAGTTGCTTTTATTTGTTGTATGGTGAGTACACTTCTAATTTTTAAAATCTCAAAAAGGGGGAATAAAATAGAGGTTAATACCTTACTTATTGTTGGAATAACTTTATCAGCATTTTTAGCAGGCTTTACATCTTTTGCTATCTATATGATAGGAGAAGATTCATTTAAAATCACTATGTGGCTTATGGGATATTTAGGTAATGCTAGTTGGAATCAAATAGTATTTTTAATAATTCCACTTATATTTTCTAGTGCATATTTTTATGCAAAAAGAAATGAACTTGATATACTGATGTTAGGTGATGAACAAGCACATTCATTAGGAATAGATATAGCAAAGTTAAAATTTCATTTACTTATAGTATCATCTTTTGTTGTAGCTTATTCCGTTGCTTTTACAGGAATGATTGGTTTTGTAGGACTTATTGTACCTCATATAATGAGAAGTATAATAGGACCATTGAATACAAGGTTAATTCCCTTTGTTTTAATCTATGGGGGTATATTTTTACTTGTATGTGATACATTTGGAAGAATTATTCTAGCACCTGTTGAAATTCCAATAGGAGTTATAACTTCTATATTAGGAGCACCATTCTTTCTATATTTAGCTTTAAAAGGTAGGAGGAAATAA
- a CDS encoding ABC transporter ATP-binding protein translates to MEIINIKKLNYSYGKKEVLKELSLDIDINKITGIIGPNGCGKSTLAKNIIKYINGDFEDFKIMDTDIRELNHKKIAQLISYIPQKSLIIPNISVFDYVLLGRFPLLKNSWDNYTEKDYEIVENNINLLNIKELRDRNIETLSGGELQKVLLARALAQEAKILLLDEPTSALDLNNAVEFMKILKNISIKKNISVIIIIHDLNLASLFCDSLIILKDGRFIEKGSPKEVINEANIKSVYNLDCKVCYNENDKPYIIPIT, encoded by the coding sequence ATGGAAATAATAAATATAAAGAAACTTAATTATTCCTATGGAAAAAAAGAAGTTTTAAAAGAATTAAGTTTAGACATAGATATAAATAAAATAACTGGAATAATAGGTCCAAATGGTTGTGGAAAATCAACACTAGCAAAAAATATAATAAAATATATAAATGGTGACTTTGAAGATTTTAAAATAATGGATACTGATATAAGAGAACTTAACCATAAGAAAATAGCGCAACTTATTTCATATATACCACAAAAAAGTTTAATAATTCCAAATATTTCTGTTTTTGATTATGTCTTATTAGGTAGATTTCCATTGTTAAAAAACTCTTGGGATAATTATACTGAAAAAGATTATGAAATAGTTGAAAATAATATAAATCTATTGAATATTAAGGAACTAAGAGATAGAAATATTGAAACTTTATCAGGTGGAGAATTACAAAAAGTACTATTAGCAAGAGCCTTGGCACAGGAAGCAAAAATATTACTTTTAGATGAACCTACTTCTGCACTTGATTTAAATAATGCAGTTGAATTTATGAAAATTTTAAAAAATATTTCTATTAAAAAAAATATATCAGTAATTATTATTATTCATGATTTGAACTTAGCTTCATTATTTTGTGATAGCTTAATAATTTTAAAAGATGGAAGGTTTATAGAAAAAGGAAGTCCAAAAGAAGTGATAAATGAAGCAAATATAAAATCTGTCTATAACTTGGATTGTAAAGTTTGCTATAATGAAAATGATAAACCATATATAATACCTATTACATAG
- a CDS encoding toxin-antitoxin system YwqK family antitoxin: MKKILLLLLAFCSFVAYAAGELNMDEVNKYVSEKLNRDKEITFSYKINKTNNTLEGYSEEGKLVAVSSLKDEPGVVEMAGMKTKISEKNGKLNPVSEIYLPNGQLVVRNTYKFNRDTNIFLTGVVIAYVNGEVPYSADLKNFIDSIDRIQVENFENNKLVLYTTYEINHKTQQITVKNGLSAKVTITKAVLSINGLNGTMETYYENGKVNQKVAIKNGLFNGKVEKFSDKSGKVVGTGTMKNGLPDGEFIEYDEAGKVISKVKYKDGKEVK; encoded by the coding sequence ATGAAAAAAATTTTATTGTTACTTTTAGCTTTTTGTAGTTTTGTTGCTTATGCAGCAGGTGAACTAAATATGGACGAGGTAAATAAATATGTTAGTGAAAAATTAAATAGAGATAAGGAAATAACATTTTCTTATAAAATTAATAAAACTAACAATACCTTAGAAGGTTATAGTGAAGAAGGAAAACTTGTAGCTGTTAGCTCTTTAAAAGATGAGCCAGGTGTTGTAGAAATGGCAGGAATGAAAACTAAGATTTCTGAAAAGAATGGAAAGTTAAATCCAGTTTCTGAAATTTATCTTCCTAATGGACAATTAGTTGTTAGAAATACTTATAAATTTAACAGAGATACAAATATATTTTTAACAGGTGTAGTGATAGCTTATGTTAATGGAGAAGTTCCTTATAGTGCTGATTTAAAAAATTTTATAGATAGTATTGATAGAATACAAGTAGAAAATTTTGAAAATAATAAATTAGTATTGTATACTACTTATGAAATAAATCATAAAACTCAACAAATAACTGTGAAAAATGGTCTAAGTGCAAAAGTAACTATAACAAAAGCTGTCTTATCAATTAATGGTTTAAATGGTACTATGGAAACTTATTATGAAAATGGAAAAGTTAATCAAAAAGTAGCTATAAAAAATGGATTGTTTAATGGTAAAGTAGAAAAATTTTCTGATAAGAGTGGAAAAGTTGTTGGAACAGGAACAATGAAAAATGGTTTACCAGATGGAGAATTTATTGAATATGATGAAGCTGGAAAAGTAATATCAAAAGTAAAGTATAAAGATGGTAAAGAAGTAAAATAA
- a CDS encoding flavodoxin family protein, which translates to MKTLIVYSTISGNTKAVCERIYGALNTEKEIINIKDIKDLKVDNYDNFIIGFWCDKGTMDKDSIEFLKTLSNKNVYFVGTLGARPESEHWNDVFENAKKLCSENNNFKEGLLIWGRISQEMQDMMKKFPAGHPHGVNPERVARWEAASTHPDENDFKKAEEFFSNLLNK; encoded by the coding sequence ATGAAAACATTAATAGTTTATTCTACAATTAGTGGAAATACAAAAGCAGTCTGTGAAAGAATATATGGAGCTTTAAATACAGAAAAAGAAATAATTAATATCAAAGATATTAAGGATTTAAAAGTGGATAATTATGATAATTTTATAATAGGTTTTTGGTGTGATAAAGGAACTATGGATAAAGATTCTATTGAGTTTTTAAAAACTTTAAGTAATAAAAATGTTTATTTTGTAGGAACATTAGGTGCAAGACCTGAGTCAGAACATTGGAATGATGTTTTTGAAAACGCTAAGAAATTATGTTCTGAAAATAATAATTTTAAAGAAGGTTTATTAATTTGGGGAAGAATTTCTCAAGAAATGCAAGATATGATGAAAAAATTTCCAGCAGGTCATCCTCATGGTGTAAATCCTGAAAGAGTTGCAAGATGGGAAGCAGCTTCTACTCATCCAGATGAAAATGATTTTAAAAAAGCTGAAGAATTTTTTTCAAATTTATTAAATAAATAA
- a CDS encoding coproporphyrinogen-III oxidase family protein, with the protein MFKIRYKSHHDVGNIISKFTENLKANKSDFLDVLNKENKDKQLGIYFHTPYCDKICSFCNMNRKQLDNDLEEYTEYLCKEIKKYGAYEFSKTSEVDVVFFGGGTPTIFKKEQLEKILKTLNENFKFAKDYEMTFETTLHNLTFEKLKVMEENGVNRISVGIQTFSNRGRKLLNRTYDKDYVVERLQEIKKRFSGLVCIEIIYNYANQTDEEVLQDADLLAEVEADSASFYSLMIHDGSNISKEREKDKSVYIYSLERDEELHNLFYRRCIEKGYKLLELTKLTNGKDKYKYIRNNNSLKNLLPIGVGAGGRIQDIGAYNMNQQMSFYSKTSESNYNLSMISGLMQFDKFDLNEIKKYCSEESYKIVYEKLKEFEKEGYIKIEDNFVVYELKGIFWGNSLVANIIEEIGRYL; encoded by the coding sequence ATGTTTAAAATAAGATATAAATCACATCATGATGTAGGAAATATTATTTCTAAATTTACTGAAAATTTAAAAGCTAATAAAAGTGATTTTTTAGATGTACTTAATAAAGAGAATAAAGATAAACAATTAGGAATATATTTTCATACACCTTATTGTGATAAGATTTGTTCTTTTTGTAATATGAATAGAAAGCAACTTGATAATGATTTAGAGGAATATACAGAATATCTCTGTAAGGAAATTAAAAAATATGGAGCTTATGAATTTTCTAAAACAAGTGAAGTTGATGTTGTTTTCTTTGGTGGAGGAACACCAACAATATTTAAAAAAGAGCAGTTAGAAAAAATATTAAAAACCTTAAATGAAAATTTTAAATTTGCAAAAGACTATGAAATGACTTTTGAAACAACTTTACATAATTTGACTTTTGAAAAACTTAAAGTTATGGAAGAAAATGGAGTAAATAGAATAAGTGTTGGAATACAAACTTTTTCTAATAGGGGAAGAAAACTTTTAAATAGAACCTATGATAAAGATTATGTTGTAGAAAGATTACAAGAGATAAAAAAAAGATTTTCAGGGCTTGTTTGTATAGAGATAATTTATAACTATGCTAATCAAACTGATGAAGAAGTCTTACAAGATGCAGATTTACTTGCAGAAGTTGAAGCAGATAGTGCAAGTTTTTATTCTCTAATGATACATGATGGTTCTAATATTTCTAAGGAAAGAGAAAAAGATAAATCAGTTTATATTTATAGCTTAGAAAGAGACGAAGAATTACATAATCTTTTTTATAGAAGATGTATTGAAAAAGGCTATAAACTTTTAGAGTTAACAAAATTGACTAATGGTAAAGATAAATATAAATACATAAGAAACAATAATTCTTTAAAAAATTTATTACCTATTGGAGTTGGAGCAGGTGGTCGTATTCAAGATATAGGAGCTTATAATATGAATCAACAAATGAGCTTTTATTCTAAAACATCAGAAAGTAATTATAATCTTTCTATGATTTCAGGCTTAATGCAATTTGATAAATTTGATTTAAATGAGATAAAAAAATATTGTAGTGAAGAAAGTTATAAAATTGTTTATGAGAAACTAAAAGAATTTGAAAAAGAAGGATATATAAAAATTGAAGATAACTTTGTTGTTTATGAGTTAAAAGGAATTTTTTGGGGAAATAGCTTAGTTGCAAATATTATTGAAGAAATCGGGAGGTACTTATGA
- the mnmA gene encoding tRNA 2-thiouridine(34) synthase MnmA, protein MIVTKNVASEFKRYLEFDSNNSNIRVGVAMSGGVDSSTVAYLLKQQGYDIFGVTMKTFKDEDSDAKKVCDDLGIEHYVLDVRDEFKEKVMDYFVNEYMNGRTPNPCMVCNRHIKFGKMLDFILSKGASFMATGHYTKLKNGLLSVGDDSNKDQVYFLSQIEKDRLSKIIFPVGDLEKPKLRELAEQMGVRVYSKKDSQEICFVDDGKLKEFLIEKTEGKAEKPGNIVDKNGNILGKHKGFSFYTIGQRKGLGISSEDPLYVLAFDRETNNIIVGENEDLFKDELTATRLNLFSVSSLDSLDNLECFAKTRSRDILHKCLLKKDGENFHVKFIDNKVRAITPGQGIVFYNNEGNVIAGGFIEK, encoded by the coding sequence ATGATAGTAACAAAAAATGTTGCATCTGAATTTAAGAGGTATCTTGAATTTGACAGCAACAATAGTAATATTAGAGTTGGTGTGGCTATGAGTGGAGGAGTTGACAGTTCAACTGTGGCTTATCTTTTAAAACAACAAGGTTATGATATATTTGGAGTAACTATGAAAACTTTTAAAGATGAGGATTCTGATGCTAAAAAAGTTTGTGATGACTTGGGAATAGAGCACTATGTTTTAGATGTAAGAGATGAATTTAAAGAAAAGGTTATGGACTATTTTGTTAATGAATATATGAATGGAAGAACTCCAAATCCTTGCATGGTATGTAATAGGCATATAAAATTTGGTAAGATGTTAGATTTTATTTTATCAAAAGGTGCTAGTTTTATGGCAACTGGGCATTATACAAAATTAAAGAATGGTTTACTAAGTGTTGGAGATGATTCAAATAAGGATCAAGTTTACTTTTTATCTCAAATAGAAAAAGATAGACTTAGTAAAATTATTTTTCCAGTTGGTGATTTAGAAAAACCTAAATTAAGAGAGCTTGCTGAGCAGATGGGAGTTAGAGTTTATTCTAAAAAAGATTCACAAGAAATATGTTTTGTAGATGATGGAAAACTGAAAGAGTTTTTAATAGAAAAAACAGAAGGTAAAGCAGAAAAACCTGGAAATATTGTAGATAAAAATGGAAATATTTTAGGAAAACATAAAGGTTTTTCATTTTACACAATAGGTCAAAGAAAAGGTCTTGGAATTTCTAGTGAAGATCCCTTATATGTTTTAGCTTTTGATAGAGAAACAAATAATATTATTGTTGGAGAAAATGAAGATTTATTTAAAGATGAATTAACTGCAACAAGATTAAATCTTTTCTCAGTATCTTCTTTAGATAGTTTAGATAACTTAGAATGTTTTGCAAAAACTCGCTCAAGAGATATTTTACATAAATGTTTATTGAAAAAGGATGGAGAAAATTTTCATGTAAAGTTTATTGATAATAAAGTTAGAGCTATTACACCAGGACAAGGAATAGTATTTTATAATAATGAAGGAAATGTAATAGCGGGAGGCTTTATTGAAAAGTAG
- a CDS encoding LysE family translocator, producing MDITILKGILTGLILSLPFGPVGVYCMELTIVEGRWKGYITALGMVTIDMVYSTVALLFLSSVKDYVIKYENYLSLIIGIFLIIVSSKKIFHKIELKELNVDFKSMLQNYLTGVGFAIVNISSILVIATVFAFLRILDEANTPTLIETVIGVGLGGSGLWFFTTYLISHFRRLFGKEKLIKIIKFANGIIFILALFVVIYSMRQIILN from the coding sequence GGACCAGTAGGGGTTTATTGTATGGAGCTCACCATTGTTGAGGGAAGATGGAAGGGCTACATAACAGCATTGGGAATGGTTACAATTGACATGGTTTATTCAACAGTTGCTTTACTATTTCTTTCAAGTGTTAAAGACTATGTTATAAAATATGAGAACTATTTATCTCTTATTATAGGAATATTTTTGATAATAGTTTCTTCAAAAAAAATATTTCATAAAATTGAATTAAAAGAATTAAATGTGGATTTTAAAAGTATGTTACAAAATTACTTAACAGGAGTTGGTTTTGCTATAGTAAATATTTCTAGTATTTTAGTTATAGCAACAGTATTTGCATTTTTAAGAATATTAGACGAAGCAAATACTCCAACTTTGATAGAAACAGTAATAGGAGTTGGACTTGGAGGTTCAGGACTATGGTTTTTTACAACATACTTAATTTCACATTTTAGAAGGCTTTTTGGAAAGGAAAAACTTATAAAAATAATAAAATTTGCAAATGGAATTATTTTTATATTAGCATTATTTGTAGTTATTTATAGTATGAGACAAATAATATTAAATTAA
- a CDS encoding TonB-dependent receptor translates to MKKYLMGLSILIFCANAYGEVIDLGEKNIYSETGFEKNLRNSTTSPFIITSKDIEKKGYTSVSEVLDSVPGVNIQEGLHPAVDVRGQGYQKARATVQLLVDGVPANMLDTSHMNMPIDVVNINEIERIEVIPGGGAVLYGSGTSGGVINIITKKYKGNNNVRGGVGYQVGSFANNKFDVSVGTSAGNFDFDINYSKNRKHGYRDYNFTNSDYFSGRINYNINKTSNIAFKYSGYRDKYTYPSFLTQKELDSNRRQSGNDKEMNEKNRIKKDEFSLTYNTKIGDKNDLNILGFYQKTDIPSESIEDYTTEYKGMLAGQAAKLRGELSVPGLPARARIAMQNRLNALLAELGSTSSVDFRTVSQFKDTKKAIKIKDKFTYDNDGSNIVVGLGYTDNDMLRVAKRELVGKRVLADTKLDLSKKTFEVFALNTYKINKVELIQGLRFENSKYNGIRKNNTDVIDIKKSKDNWAGSLAVNYLYSDTGNVYAKYERAFTSPAPAQLVDKVKIAPNVFNYKVNNLKSESTNLFEIGWNDYLFGSLIGADVFYSETKNEIATIFEGGRPNAHDTGFESTNLGKTRRYGFDLSAEQKFEKFTFREAYSFIDTKILKDNSKSFEGKHIADVPKHKLVFSVDYDITSKLTVGADYEYRAAAFIDNANKNGKDKAKSVFNLRADYKLTNSLNIYAGINNIFGAKYYNSVGVSSGERIYDPAPRINYYAGFKYKF, encoded by the coding sequence ATGAAAAAATATTTAATGGGATTATCAATACTTATATTTTGTGCAAATGCTTATGGAGAAGTTATAGACTTAGGAGAAAAAAATATTTATTCAGAAACTGGTTTTGAAAAAAATCTAAGAAATTCTACGACATCACCTTTTATAATTACATCAAAGGATATTGAAAAAAAAGGTTATACTTCTGTATCAGAAGTTTTAGATTCAGTTCCTGGTGTAAATATACAAGAGGGGTTACATCCAGCAGTTGATGTAAGAGGGCAAGGTTATCAAAAGGCAAGAGCAACTGTTCAACTTTTAGTTGATGGAGTTCCTGCTAATATGCTTGATACTTCTCATATGAATATGCCTATTGATGTTGTAAATATCAATGAAATAGAAAGAATAGAAGTTATACCAGGTGGAGGAGCAGTTCTATATGGTAGTGGAACATCAGGTGGAGTTATAAATATTATAACTAAAAAATATAAAGGAAATAATAATGTTCGTGGAGGAGTAGGATATCAAGTAGGAAGTTTTGCAAATAATAAATTTGATGTTTCTGTTGGGACAAGTGCTGGAAATTTTGATTTTGATATAAATTATTCAAAAAATAGAAAACATGGATATAGGGATTATAATTTTACTAATTCTGATTATTTTTCTGGAAGGATTAATTATAATATCAATAAAACAAGTAATATAGCTTTTAAATATAGTGGATACAGAGATAAATATACTTATCCTAGTTTTTTGACTCAAAAAGAATTAGATAGTAATAGAAGACAAAGTGGTAATGATAAAGAAATGAATGAAAAAAATAGAATAAAAAAGGATGAATTTTCTTTAACATATAACACTAAAATAGGGGATAAAAATGATTTAAATATTTTAGGTTTTTATCAAAAAACAGATATTCCATCTGAGTCAATTGAAGATTATACTACAGAGTACAAAGGAATGTTAGCAGGACAAGCTGCTAAATTAAGAGGAGAACTTAGTGTTCCAGGATTGCCAGCTAGAGCAAGAATAGCTATGCAAAATAGATTAAATGCATTGTTAGCTGAATTAGGAAGTACAAGTAGTGTTGATTTTAGAACAGTTTCTCAATTTAAAGATACAAAGAAAGCTATAAAAATTAAAGATAAGTTTACTTATGATAATGATGGAAGTAATATTGTTGTAGGACTAGGTTACACTGATAATGATATGCTTAGAGTGGCAAAAAGAGAATTAGTTGGAAAAAGAGTTTTGGCTGATACGAAATTAGATTTATCTAAGAAAACATTTGAAGTATTTGCATTAAATACTTATAAGATTAATAAAGTTGAACTTATTCAAGGTTTAAGATTTGAAAATTCTAAATATAATGGTATAAGAAAAAATAATACAGATGTAATTGATATAAAAAAATCTAAAGATAATTGGGCAGGTTCACTGGCAGTAAATTACTTATATTCAGATACAGGAAATGTATATGCAAAATATGAAAGAGCATTTACTTCTCCTGCTCCTGCACAATTAGTTGATAAAGTTAAAATAGCACCAAATGTATTTAATTATAAAGTTAATAATTTAAAATCAGAAAGTACAAATTTGTTTGAAATTGGTTGGAATGATTATTTATTTGGATCATTGATAGGTGCAGATGTGTTTTATAGTGAAACAAAAAATGAAATAGCAACTATTTTTGAAGGTGGAAGACCTAATGCACATGATACAGGGTTTGAAAGTACAAATTTAGGAAAAACTAGAAGATATGGTTTTGATTTAAGTGCTGAACAAAAATTTGAAAAATTTACTTTTAGAGAAGCTTATTCATTTATTGACACAAAAATTTTAAAGGATAATTCTAAAAGTTTTGAAGGAAAACATATAGCAGATGTTCCAAAACATAAATTAGTTTTCTCAGTAGATTATGATATAACTTCTAAACTTACTGTTGGAGCGGATTATGAATATAGAGCAGCAGCCTTTATTGATAATGCAAATAAAAATGGAAAAGATAAAGCTAAATCAGTATTTAATTTAAGAGCTGATTATAAGTTGACAAATTCATTAAATATTTATGCAGGAATAAATAATATATTTGGTGCTAAATATTACAATAGTGTTGGAGTTAGCAGTGGAGAAAGAATTTATGATCCAGCTCCAAGAATAAATTATTATGCAGGTTTCAAATATAAATTTTAA
- the mscL gene encoding large-conductance mechanosensitive channel protein MscL, whose translation MKLFDEFKAFVMRGNVVDLAVGVIIGGAFGKIVTSLVNDIFMPIIGMILGNVNFTSLEIKLGEPVEGAEQAAIRYGAFIQEIVNFLIIALCIFMVIKVINKLQKKKEEAPAPAPEPTKEEVLLTEIRDALNKMADK comes from the coding sequence ATGAAATTATTTGATGAATTTAAAGCATTTGTAATGCGTGGAAATGTCGTTGATTTAGCAGTTGGGGTTATTATTGGTGGAGCTTTTGGAAAGATAGTAACAAGTTTAGTTAACGATATTTTTATGCCAATCATAGGAATGATATTAGGAAATGTTAATTTTACTTCTTTAGAAATAAAATTAGGAGAACCAGTTGAAGGAGCTGAACAAGCTGCTATTAGATATGGTGCTTTTATTCAAGAAATAGTTAATTTTCTTATAATTGCACTTTGTATATTTATGGTTATAAAAGTAATAAATAAATTACAAAAGAAAAAAGAAGAAGCCCCTGCCCCTGCCCCAGAACCTACAAAAGAAGAAGTATTACTTACTGAAATAAGAGATGCTTTAAATAAAATGGCAGATAAATAA